One window from the genome of Nicotiana tomentosiformis chromosome 5, ASM39032v3, whole genome shotgun sequence encodes:
- the LOC104108894 gene encoding large ribosomal subunit protein eL6-like, whose translation MAPKKSLRNPELIPGLGKFSRSKMYHKKGLWAIKKKNGGTFPSHNKKPTAAAPAIKPPKFYPADDVAKPLVNKHKPKPTKLRASITPGTVLIILAGRFKGKRVVFLKQLGSGLLLVTGPFKINGVPLRRVNQAYVIGTSTKVDVSGVNVEKIDDKYFVKQVEKKQKKGEGEFFEDKKEEKNVLPQEKKDEQKAVDTALIKAIEGVPELKAYLSARFSLKAGMKPHELVF comes from the exons ATGGCGCCCAAGAAATCTCTCCGTAACCCAGAATTAATTCCTGGCCTGGGAAAATTCTCACGTTCTAAAATGTACCACAAGAAAGGTCTCTGGGCAATCAAGAAGAAAAACGGCGGCACATTTCCATCCCACAACAAAAAACCCACCGCCGCCGCTCCGGCAATAAAACCCCCAAAGTTTTACCCCGCCGATGACGTAGCAAAACCCCTTGTGAACAAACACAAGCCAAAACCTACAAAACTCAGAGCAAGCATTACACCTGGGACTGTGTTGATTATCCTAGCTGGTAGGTTTAAGGGGAAAAGAGTTGTGTTTTTGAAACAACTTGGTTCTGGGCTACTGCTTGTTACTGGACCTTTTAAGATTAATGGCGTTCCTCTTAGACGTGTGAATCAAGCTTATGTTATTGGTACCTCAACTAAGGTTGATGTTTCGGGTGTGAATGTGGAGAAAATTGATGATAAGTATTTCGTTAAGCAGGTTGAGAAGAAGCAGAAGAAGGGAGAAGGGGAGTTTTTTGAAGACAAGAAAGAG GAGAAGAATGTGCTTCCACAAGAAAAGAAAGATGAGCAGAAAGCTGTGGACACTGCATTGATCAAGGCCATTGAAGGCGTTCCTGAATTGAAGGCTTATTTGTCCGCGAGGTTCTCACTCAAGGCAGGCATGAAACCACATGAGCTTGTCTTTTAG
- the LOC104108895 gene encoding uncharacterized protein, whose product MRFKRVAAAFDEVAKARFCESSGSEHSSVESVTDLYGLVNSFIERGNGFRGGRNEEEIIDNDRDNLVENGLSNNCFDDLEIKDKLRKLLGYEESDYVKRNIHSVVENAWLEIGDRSTVEFKRRLMTRLRNRGFDADLCKSKWERNGQLPSGNYEYIDINMNENRYIIEVYLAREFEIARPTPYYTSLLEIFPSIFVGKVEELKQVVKLMSRATKKSMKKMDIHVPPWRQLSYMQAKWFGSYKRTINEFLLDDDNKNLDFSYKCLAKKRAVGFVSIPTISFYCRENFASNNGIKVGNLAAALNG is encoded by the exons ATGAGGTTTAAGAGGGTAGCAGCGGCATTTGATGAGGTGGCAAAGGCGAGATTTTGCGAAAGCAGTGGTAGCGAGCACTCGTCGGTTGAGAGCGTGACGGATTTGTACGGTCTTGTAAATTCGTTTATTGAAAGAGGAAATGGTTTTAgaggaggaagaaatgaagaagagatTATTGATAATGATAGAGATAATTTAGTAGAAAATGGATTAAGCAATAATTGTTTTGATGATTTAGAGATTAAGGATAAGTTAAGGAAATTGTTAGGTTATGAAGAAAGTGATTATGTGAAGAGAAATATTCATTCCGTCGTGGAAAATGCATGGCTTGAAATCGGTGATCGGAGTACGGTGGAGTTCAAACGGCGGTTGATGACTCGGTTGCGTAATAGAGGATTTGATGCTG ATCTGTGCAAATCAAAATGGGAAAGAAATGGTCAACTTCCATCTGGAAATTACGAGTACATTGACATTAACATGAACGAAAATCGCTATATAATCGAAGTTTATCTTGCCAGAGAATTCGAAATAGCTAGACCAACACCCTACTACACTTCATTGCTCGAGATTTTCCCTTCAATATTTGTTGGAAAAGTGGAAGAATTGAAGCAAGTGGTGAAACTAATGAGTAGAGCTACAAAGAAATCAATGAAGAAAATGGATATTCATGTTCCACCTTGGAGACAACTTAGTTATATGCAAGCTAAGTGGTTTGGTTCTTACAAAAGAACAATCAATGAGTTCTTGTTAGATGATGATAACAagaatcttgatttttcttacaAGTGTTTGGCTAAGAAAAGAGCAGTAGGTTTTGTGTCCATCCCAACAATTTCTTTCTATTGCAGAGAAAACTTTGCTTCTAACAATGGTATAAAAGTTGGAAACTTGGCTGCAGCTTTAAATGGATGA